A stretch of DNA from Coccidioides posadasii str. Silveira chromosome 4, complete sequence:
TTGAATCGGAATAGGCTGAGGAAGGCTGTTCTGTTCTAACATCGCTCTTTTGCGCCAAAACTGCTAGacagaaaaaataaaaataaaaatgggCATACCCTCCGGATATCCGGTCAGCGAACCATTTCTTAAAGTAAAGGAAGGCAACCAGGAGCGAGACATTACTAGGGAGGTATATAGGTACATGTAATGTATAGttatatgtatgtacgaaGTGATACTGTCACTTTTATGCTTTTATACTTTTATGCATCTTTGCTTGATATAATGCGCCATATCGCCATTGAGTACTAATCCAACTGATCTCATACCTAGATTCAACTATTCCATCTCGATGGTTGCGGGAGGCTGGCACATCGTCAGTCACGCTGAACTTGAGGTAACGTGAAGAGATCGGACTCACCTTGGATGAAATGTCGTATAGCACTCGGGAAACTACTCATCACGATCATTAGAATACATATTCATAGAGGAGAAAGGAGCAAGCAATGAATCAGAAGGTAGGAGAAGGGCCAGAACATACCACCATGTACTTCATTGATAATCCGTGTCGACACTCTAGAAAGGAATTCGTGAGGGAATGGATATGCTGTACATGTCATGACTAGAGCAATTGGTCAGCATCCCTCTGGGTAAAGAAACCCACGGAGCCGGTGATGGCGCATGGAGGGAGGTAGTGTACTTACAGTCTGAGGTCTCAACGGCTCTTAGAACGATCATCTCGGCGTGAACTCGTTTATCGCCCTGCTCACAAATTAGTGTTTGCTGAACTCTCGGACATTCGGGTGAAGCTGAAGAAATACCATGACACCAACAGCCTTGGTTGGGTCCAAAGCGGCGTACGCTTGAGCGATCTTATCATATAGACCCGCCTCACGGATCATGGAAATGAAAATGTGATCAGCTCTCCTGGCGATCTCAACGCGCTCAGGAGTGACTTCGCCCAAGACACTATGTAAAAGGAAGTTGTCAGATACTGGCCTGCATGTGGTTAAAGTCTATATAGGCACCATTGACTTACCGAATTGCAATTCCAGGGCCCGGGAACGCTATTAATGAATGATGTTAGTAGATTGAAGGACCGTTGTCGGGCGGGGGTTTCTTACGATGTCTCATCACTAAATCGTTATGGATACCGAGCTCCCTTCCTAACTGACGCACTTCATCTTTGAAAAGCTCTCGAAGGGGCTCAATGAGTTTTAAACCAGCACCTTCTTGCATTCTCTGAACGAGGTCAAATATCAGCGGGGGAACAAAATGTTTCGTAAAACTTGCAACAAACCTTTGGCAGCCCTCCAACGTTATGGTGTGTTTTGATTGTTGCACTAGGACCCTTGAAAGAAAGAGACTCAATGACATCTTTCCCTTTATTAGCCGATAGGCAAAGAATGAATAGGCCGATCAATCCTCGGGCTCACCTGGGTAAAGGGTCCCCTGAAGGAACCACTTGACCTTTGCACCAGTATGTTTGACTCCGGCCTCAATCTTCAAGGCCTCTGCCTCAAAGACATCGATAAACTTTCCACCAATGATCTTCCGTTTCCTTTCTGGATCTGTGACCCCCTTGAGGGCATCCAGGAACTGTTTCGAAGCATCGACTACAGTCAGGTTGATACCTAAATGCTTTCCCAAGGTCTCATGAACCTGCTCGCATTCGTTCAGGCGCATACACCCGTTGTTCACGAGTACGGCATGGAAACGATCTCCGATGGCCTCTTTCATCAACTTGGAGGCAACTGTCGAATCGACACCTCCGCTGACGGCGCCGAGGACGTGGTCGGTTTCCCCGACTAGTTTGCGGATCCGGGTGATTTCTTGGTCGACAAATTTGGCCATTGTCCAATTCTGTGCAGCACCGCAGATATCCACGGCAAAGTTCTTGAGGAGGTGAGTGCCATCGGGAGTGTGAGTGACTTCTGGGTGAAACTGGATCCCGTAGATGGGTTTGGTCTCGTGGGCAATACCGGCATACTCCGAGTTTGCAGTAGTAGCGATGGTATGGAAGCCCTCAGGGAGCTTTACTAGCTTGTCGCCATGACTCATCCACACTTTTGTGTTATCTTTGATGCCGGAGAATAAGCGGTCGACGTGTCCCTGGTCATCAAGCCGCTTTGCGCTGAGGTCTGCATGGCCGTACTCTCTCGCAATTCCGGCGGTCACATTTGCTTTGTCCAGGCGGTATGCGAGTTCCTGTATGCCGTAGCAAATACCGAGAATGGGGACACCTAGGTCCAAGAAGGCTGGAAGAAAGAAATCAGCAGGTGATGTTACGGAAGAATGAAAACTCTCTAGATCGCAAAACATAAACTGACCGGGATCGACGTGCGGAGCATCTTGTTCATAGACCGAATAGGGACCGCCGGAGAGAATAACACCCTTGGGCTTCCAGGTTAGGTCGGCTAGCCTTTGGGTGCTGGATGTTTCGTTAGATCCGCACTTTGTGTATCGGGGTCGCGGGGGGGGGGACGGCACTTACCAAGGAACCATCTCAGAGTAGACATTGAGCTCTCTCTGGAAGGAAAGTTAGGAAATCAGGGTGTAGTAGCAGGCCGGGAGCAGAGCTGACCAGTCTAAACAAGTCAGCTGCGGTTCGCAGGGGCAATGGGCTGGGGATTGACAAAGGAATAGTACCTTCGGATGATCAAATGCGAGCTGGCTCCGGAGGTTACCACGACGTCTCTTGCAATGGAGATTTAAGGGATACTTACTACTGGCTACCAAAATCCAGCACCAGGATGGTGTCGAAGACAGAATGAGGCGGCTGTTCAGAATCCATTGTGGCGTGTTCTCAAGGATGAGTGGTTAAGTGAGGGGGGAGAAAGACCGCGATCCACGACGATGATAAATTTTGAGCTTCGACCCGCTCGCTGGTGGTCGCCAATCCCACCCACTCAACGCTCACTCATCGAGTTGGTTACTTAACTAAGTTAACTTAAAATCAACCCGCGCGCGGCCAGCTCCGAAAAGCCTCTCTTCCCTCACCGCCAGACATTCTCTCCTGTCTTCCACTTCTTCTGCTTTTAGTTTATCTTTCACTCTTTTATTTTCATCAATAGGGCATCCCTATCTGCTAGTGAAAGGGATCCTAGGCGCAAAACACTATCAGTTTATAGTTACATACACTGTTGGAATCAACGGGGGAATTGGGACTGGGAACACAAGGTGCATGTTTCAAGCTTGATCAGTTAGCTGTATTGAATATGGATCCTGAGCTACTCGCCAGGTCAAAATTTCACTACATGCTACATCCAGTATAGCTAGTTATCTGAACAACTTCATAATATCGCATAGTCGAGTCTCTGGGGCTGGTTATGTATAGACTTGATCGTGGCTGGATCTGGGCTTTTACAAGGCTCTGTCGCTCTTCTAGCTCTAGATGTCTATTGCCCCTGGGCTATCTGCTTCCGCTGGTCGTTGTCCACTCCTCCATCCTAAGTGAGGAGCGTCCACGGCCTGGATATCCAGT
This window harbors:
- the GUA1 gene encoding GMP synthase (glutamine-hydrolyzing) (BUSCO:187821at4751~EggNog:ENOG410PFKK~COG:F~MEROPS:MER0045886~BUSCO:6203at33183), whose amino-acid sequence is MVPCTQRLADLTWKPKGVILSGGPYSVYEQDAPHVDPAFLDLGVPILGICYGIQELAYRLDKANVTAGIAREYGHADLSAKRLDDQGHVDRLFSGIKDNTKVWMSHGDKLVKLPEGFHTIATTANSEYAGIAHETKPIYGIQFHPEVTHTPDGTHLLKNFAVDICGAAQNWTMAKFVDQEITRIRKLVGETDHVLGAVSGGVDSTVASKLMKEAIGDRFHAVLVNNGCMRLNECEQVHETLGKHLGINLTVVDASKQFLDALKGVTDPERKRKIIGGKFIDVFEAEALKIEAGVKHTGAKVKWFLQGTLYPDVIESLSFKGPSATIKTHHNVGGLPKRMQEGAGLKLIEPLRELFKDEVRQLGRELGIHNDLVMRHPFPGPGIAIRVLGEVTPERVEIARRADHIFISMIREAGLYDKIAQAYAALDPTKAVGVMGDKRVHAEMIVLRAVETSDFMTCTAYPFPHEFLSRVSTRIINEVHGVSRVLYDISSKPPATIEME